The nucleotide sequence CCGACAGGCTACTGACCAGTTTCGCGCCGTGGATAGCCATAGCCATGCCGTTGCCGCAGAGGGGCGTAATGAGCCCCGCTGAGTCGCCCGCCATCAGTATATGATTTTCGACGGCCTGTTTGGGCGCAAACGATATTTCGTTAATAACCTCGGGTTTATCGTACAGAAAATCGGCCTGCTCAAAAACCTGCTTCAGATAAGGATTCTGGTGCAGAATGGCCCGTTCCATATCCGGAATGTTGCCGAATTTTCGCAGATTTTCGCGGGTTGTCAGGTAACAGACGCAATACCGGCCGTCTTCAATTGCCGACATGCCGCAGTAGCCGTCCTGAAAATTGTGCAGCGCAATTACGTCGTCGGGAAAATCCATCCGAACGTGGTATTTGACGCCGATATAGGGCGAAGGTTGGCGCATGAACGTCCGGTCAAGGGATTTATCGAGTTTCGACCGTTTGCCAAACGCGCCAATGACCAGGCGGCTCGTCAGGATCTGAGCGTCGGTCAGCGAAACGATAAACTGGTTACTGGCGAACGTAACGGCGTCAGCCTGCGTACCTAGCCTGAACGTAACGCCAGCCGCGACGGCGATCTGGTAGAGCGTATAATCCAGCGTGTACCGGCTGATGCCAAAGCCACCCAGGTCCAGCGCACTTTCGAGCAACCGACCTGACGGGGCCGAAACCTGAAACCGACGAATCGTAGCTGCCCCTAAACTCGCCAGATCAACGCCCAGCGATTCGACGTAAGGACGCACTTCGTTGGAAACATATTCGCCACAGACCCGGTGAAAGGGATACGATTTACGTTCAACGAGCGTAACGGCATGGCCCGCCCGCGCCATCTCAATCGCGCTGACCAGGCCCGCCAGTCCTCCACCAATGATAATAACGTCTGCTTGTCTGGTCATATCCGCGACGGGCTGAGTCCGTGGGTTCAGGACAGGGCGGTTTAAATTATTCGTCCGGTTAAATGACAAAAAAGCAGGCAGTTTGGTTTTAGGAAAACCCTTTTACATTTGCTCCATGCCTACCACCCTCACGGACCTGCAAGCCGACTGGCAGAAGAACTACCTGCTTTACACGGACGAATTTCAGTCGGGTCGCTCGTCGTTCATTCCCCGGCTGCTTCCGCAGACGGCCATTGGGTTTTCGGTGTATCAGACACTAGAAATGCTGTATAAACGTCTGAGTGGCAATACGCTACGGCGGGCACTCGACCCCGACGAAGTCATCGAGAGCCCGGTGAAGGCGCAGCCGAACGGCGACTGGCTGAAGCGCAGCAACATGGTCGGTATCAACGTTCGAACCATTGGTTCATTCTGGAAGGTAATCAATTATAATCTGACCCTGCCGGCCCTGCACGATAGTATCCATCTGTTGCCCATCTGGGAACCGGGCGTTGTCGGGAGCCTCTACGGTATGGTGAGCTGGCAGATTAACCCCGAGTTTTTTGACGTCGAACTGGCCCGTTACGTGCCCGCCCTCGATACGGTCGACAAACAGCTAAAGGTAGTTGTCAACCTATTGCACGCGCTTGGTCGCACCGTTGGTATGGACGTCATTCCGCATACCGACCGGTTTTCGGAAATGGTTATTGCCTGTCCGTCGCTGTTTGAGTGGGTGCATCGCGAAGGAGCGCAGATTAAAGACCATTCCAACCTGGTGTATAAATACGTTGAAGAAGCGGTATGGCAGTATCTGAAATATGCGGGGGCGGCCGATGGAACCCCGCTGACGTTCGCCAAGGAAGATTTTTTCTCGACGGACGTCGTGGTTCTGACCGACGACCAGCGGCTGCGGATTCTCTTTGGACAGGAGCATGACTATGGCAGTCGGCTCAGTCGGCGGCTGGCGCTGATTCGCCACCTCACACAACTGGGCTTCGAGACGCTGCCGATGACTATGGCTCCGCCTTACCGGGGAATCCACATTGATCCCGAAGATTTTGTGTACGATGATTCCGGCCAGATCTGGTATCAGTACGCGTTTGACCATCCACAGCCCATGTCGCGGGTGTTTGGTCCGCTGGCGCGGTATCGGTTCTATGAGTCAAAAGACAACAACCGGAATTGGGAACTCGACTTCGACCGGCCCAACTACCCGGCCTGGGCGTATGTCTGCCGGAAGGTTCACGATTGCCAGCGTACCTACAATTTCGACTTCATGCGGGGCGATATGGCCCATGTACAGATGCGGCCGCAGGGCGTTCCGAGTCAGCCCGATGATTTTTATGATCCGCTGCGGGCAATAAAAAAATACATACAGGCCAATGGAGCACCGTATTACGGATTCTTTGCCGAAACGTTTCTGGCCCCGCCTGATACGATGGGATATGGGAATGAACCTGACCACCTTGAAGCAATCGAAGCCGAATCGACCCTCGGCGACCTGCAGTCGATGGTAGTGGGCTCCGACGAATTTAACCGGCAGTTTGCGCTGTATTACAACTATCTGAAAACGCGCCGGTTCGCGCCGAACTTTACGGTGATGACGGCCGACAAAGATGATCCGCGTTTTGATACCTTTTATCAGTCGGGGAATCTGTTTCGCTATTTTACCGCCCTGTTCCTGACCGATATGCCCAGCTACGTGGGACTGGGGTTTGAAGTGCGGAATCTGCACGAGCAGCGCGGAGCCAATGAGGAATACTCAAAGTTATACGTCTTTCAGATTGGCGACGATAAGCAGCCTGACAAAGTGACCCACGAACCGTATCAATGGGGAGAGAACGGCGAACAGTTTGCGGTCATCGAACGCATGCGGTCAACTGCCGAGCGGCTCTGGCCAGCTATTGCCGGTCAGCCGACCCGCTGGCTGGTAGCGCCGAACGACCAGCGAACGCAGGCGGGGTATATTGCCTGGACACATGTTGAACCAACCAGCTACGTATTCGCGGCTGCCTGGTCGGGACCGCTTCCGGAATCCATACCTGGGGTGGAAACCGCAGAGCTGGTTAATGTGCTTTTTAAGGAAGCCGGCTGCTGCATCTGGCAGCTCAGTCAGTGAAGCTCCAGCATCTGCCGATCATCTGTTAATTCATTCACGCACAAAAATTAACCGTTCAATAATACAGTGCCTCCCTGCACTAAGTAGATAGTAATTATACGGTAGTTTTTGTTTAAGTTTGTTTCCGGCTTATAAATGGGGCCTACCGTTTCACACTCAACTTAATTGTAGAATGATCGCAAGATTTTCCATTCAAAAATTAAGTCGCACGGCTTTTGGTCTGTTCTGTATCGGGCTGACGGCCATTTTATTAGGGTATCAGACGGTACTGCTAAACGATACCACACCTTCTGTCACCGAAAAAATAATGACCTGGCTAACGAGCCGGGGCATCCTGATTATTGCCATTGGCCACGGCTATATGGTTGCGCTTCGCTACGATAAGCTTGTGGGCCGGCCGGGCTGGAGTGCTCTAGTGCAGATGGCCCTTCAATTATTGCTGCTCATAACAATCGGTTTAGGAATCTACCTGATTACGGGCGACAGTACGTTCTTTGGCCTGGCGCTCGCCGGACTGGTGCTGATCGGCGTGTGGCGGCTACGGGGGCGCTGGGTCGCGCTGGTCATTGTTGTCCTGCTACTGAACCTGCCCGTTCAGATTAGCCGCTGGTACCAGGCAAACCGGAATCTACCCCTGCCAACTTCTGAACAGGTAAACGATTACGAGCAAAAACAACGGCAGCTTCGCCAGCAGCGCGCTAACGAAACCAGATACTGGCTGGCACGGGATTATCCTAAACTAGCCGAATATCACGCGCAGGTTTGGCCACAGCGCCTGCTGAGCGACGTACAGACGGGGCGCTGGTCGTCGCTGGTTGGCATGGTGCTCCTGGGTATGATCCTTCGTCGCTGGCGGGGACTACTGGCCATTGTGCTGCGCCACTCGTTCATTTATATAGCCGGGGTTTGTGCTCTGACAACCCTGCTGGAACTTACCTCTGGCCGGACGTATGCAACGACGCTGCGGCTCTATTTTGATAGTTTACGTTATCCGGGATATTATGTATTCGATGTGCCGGATGCCCTGTATCTGACCGTTTCAGAAGCGGCCTGTCTCAGCACAGCCATGCTGTTTGGGATGGGTATCTGGCTGTTGTCGGGCTGGACTGTGCCCGAATGGATGCTGACCAAACGGCGGGCGTTTGTCAAACGGCTCTCTGTTCTGCGCCTGCGGTCGGCTGCCTGAACGGACACTTGGTCGGGGCATAATGGCTGCCTACCTTTGAGGTATGAATCGCAACCTGCAGGATGGTTTTAATTTCGCTTCCAAACTAACCCCCAGGCGCGTAGTCAATGCGCTGAAGGTAATCTCCAGTTACTACGCATCGAGACGGGTCGGTCGGCCCCTGCAGCGGGGACTACCCATGTCTGTTTCGTTTGAGCCAACCACGTCCTGCAATCTGCGCTGCCCCGAATGTCCCAGCGGTCTGCGGTCCTTTACCCGCCCCACCGGTATGCTGGGAGAAGATCTTTATAAGCGTACCATCGACGAACTCCACGAAACGTTGCTGTACCTGATTTTCTATTTTCAGGGGGAGCCTTACCTGCACCCGCAGTTTC is from Spirosoma taeanense and encodes:
- a CDS encoding NAD(P)/FAD-dependent oxidoreductase; protein product: MTRQADVIIIGGGLAGLVSAIEMARAGHAVTLVERKSYPFHRVCGEYVSNEVRPYVESLGVDLASLGAATIRRFQVSAPSGRLLESALDLGGFGISRYTLDYTLYQIAVAAGVTFRLGTQADAVTFASNQFIVSLTDAQILTSRLVIGAFGKRSKLDKSLDRTFMRQPSPYIGVKYHVRMDFPDDVIALHNFQDGYCGMSAIEDGRYCVCYLTTRENLRKFGNIPDMERAILHQNPYLKQVFEQADFLYDKPEVINEISFAPKQAVENHILMAGDSAGLITPLCGNGMAMAIHGAKLVSSLSDRFLRGQLTRPQLEHCYQHDWSERFARRLWVGRSVQRLFGHPWLTEAALRTLGHFTPVLREVMRQTHGEVIPVS
- a CDS encoding alpha-amylase family protein; translated protein: MPTTLTDLQADWQKNYLLYTDEFQSGRSSFIPRLLPQTAIGFSVYQTLEMLYKRLSGNTLRRALDPDEVIESPVKAQPNGDWLKRSNMVGINVRTIGSFWKVINYNLTLPALHDSIHLLPIWEPGVVGSLYGMVSWQINPEFFDVELARYVPALDTVDKQLKVVVNLLHALGRTVGMDVIPHTDRFSEMVIACPSLFEWVHREGAQIKDHSNLVYKYVEEAVWQYLKYAGAADGTPLTFAKEDFFSTDVVVLTDDQRLRILFGQEHDYGSRLSRRLALIRHLTQLGFETLPMTMAPPYRGIHIDPEDFVYDDSGQIWYQYAFDHPQPMSRVFGPLARYRFYESKDNNRNWELDFDRPNYPAWAYVCRKVHDCQRTYNFDFMRGDMAHVQMRPQGVPSQPDDFYDPLRAIKKYIQANGAPYYGFFAETFLAPPDTMGYGNEPDHLEAIEAESTLGDLQSMVVGSDEFNRQFALYYNYLKTRRFAPNFTVMTADKDDPRFDTFYQSGNLFRYFTALFLTDMPSYVGLGFEVRNLHEQRGANEEYSKLYVFQIGDDKQPDKVTHEPYQWGENGEQFAVIERMRSTAERLWPAIAGQPTRWLVAPNDQRTQAGYIAWTHVEPTSYVFAAAWSGPLPESIPGVETAELVNVLFKEAGCCIWQLSQ